The window CGGTATGAATCTGCATGATCTCAAGCCAAGGCCGGGCGCCAAGAGGGCCCGGACACGCGTCGGCCGCGGCATTGCCGCCGGCAAGGGCAAGACGGCCGGCCGCGGCACCAAGGGCCAAGGCGCCCGCGCCGGCTCCGGAGGCAAGCTGTACCGGCAGGGCGGCAATCTGCCGTTCTACCGGAGCCTGCCGGTCAAGCGCGGCTTCACCAACATCCGCCGCAGGCAGTGGAACGAGGTCAACCTCGACCAGTTGGCGCTGTTCCCTGCCGGGACTGAGGTGACGCCGGATGTGCTGGCCCAGGCCAAGCTCATCGACCCCGGCAAGCCGATCGTGCTCCTCGGCCGTGGCCAGACCCAGTCGGCACTAATCGTGAAGGTGCACCGCGTCAGCCGAAGCGCCCGCGCCAAGCTCGAGAAGGCGGGCGGCAGGGTGGAGATCCTCCCCGCCTGATGTCGACCTTGCCGCTCGAAGGGAGCCTTGCATGAAGCGTTCGCCGCTGCGCTTTCTGACCATCTCGGCCGACATCCGCAACCGGCTGCTGATCTCGGCCGGTCTGCTGACGCTATATCGCCTCGTGGCGCACGTGCCTGTTCCCAACATCAACCAGGCGGCCATCCAGGCCGTGGTATCGGGCGCCGGCAGCCAGTCGCAGTTGCTGGGCTTGCTCGACCTGCTCTCGGGGGGCACGGTCACGAACTTCTCGGTCCTGGCGATGGGGGTGTATCCATACATCACCGCCCAGATCATCCTGCAGGTGCTGGTTCCAATCATCCCCTCGCTGCAACGCAGAATGGAGGAAGACCCGCGCGAAGGCCGCAAGTGGATGGAGCGCTGGACGTACCTCCTGGCCGTCCCGATGGCTACCCTGCAGGGTTACAGCCAGATCCGCATCTTTGAGCAGACCGCCATCGCCGGCGGGCAGGTCATCCTGGTGGAGCCGATTGGCATGAACCTGGCCACGGCGACGATGCTGATCAGCATGACTGCCGGGACGATGTTCGCCATCTGGCTGGGTGAGCTGATCTCTGAATTCGGCATCCGCAACCAGGGCCTGTCGCTGATCATCTTCGCCGGGATCGTTGCCCGCATTCCCGCTCAGTTTGGGCGCATCCTGGCCGACGAGCAGACCCGGGTGGCTCTGGGGCTGTTCATGGCGGCCCTGACCGTGTTCACGATCTTCGCCATCATCATCGTCCAGGAAGGCCGCCGCTTGATCCCCGTCCTGTATCCGGGACGCCGGGTGGGCAACCGCATGTCCATGCCGGTGCGAGGCACCCTGCCACTGATGGTCAACATGGCGGGCATGATCCCGCTGATCTTTGCCCAGGCGATCTTGACCTTCCCCTCCATCCTGGCGACGTTCTTTGTGAATGCCCAGGCGGAATTTCTGCGCAACCTGGGCTTGTGGCTGCAGAACGCCGTCAGTCCGTCGAACGGCGCCTACTGGATTACCTACTTCATCTTTGTCGTCTTCTTCACCTTCTTCTACACCGATGTGCTGTTCCAGCAGCAGAACTACGGGGAGAACCTGAAGCGTTCGGGGGCGCAGATCCCGGGAGTAGCCCAAGGAGTGCCCACCCAGCGCTATCTCACGCGAGTGCTGCGCCGGATCACGCTGCCGGGGGCCTTCTTCCTGGGCCTGGTCGCCATCCTGCCGTTCCTGGTGACCGTGTTCTTCCCGGCGGCCCAGGCGGGCGGTGGGTTGCTGATCACCTCGGCCGGCCTACTGATCGTGGTGGGTGTCGTGCGCGATGTGTACCGGTCAATCGAAGCCGAACTTAAGCTGCGCGGCTATGACTCCGCAGTCCTGGTGCGTTAGGAGCGCGGGTGAAGCGGTACGTCGTGTTGATCGGCGCCCCAGGTGCCGGAAAAGGTACTCAGGCCAGGGCGCTCAGCGCCGCCCTTGGCCTGGCGCACGTGTCGAGCGGCGACCTGTTCCGCGAGCACCTTAAGAACCAAACCGATCTGGGCAAGCTAGCCGACACCTACATCCGGCGAGGCCACTTGGTGCCGGACGAGGTCACGGTCGGCATGGTCAAGGCTCGACTGCAGGAGCCGGACTGCGGCGCCGGCGCCGTGCTGGACGGTTTCCCGCGAACCCCGGCCCAGGCCGCTGCCCTCGACAAGCTGGCGACCGGGCTGGAAGGCGAGGTGGCCGCGGTCGTCCTGCTCAACGTCCAGCCGGACATCCTGATCGAGCGCCTGTGCGGCCGATGGGTGTG is drawn from Anaerolineales bacterium and contains these coding sequences:
- the rplO gene encoding 50S ribosomal protein L15; its protein translation is MNLHDLKPRPGAKRARTRVGRGIAAGKGKTAGRGTKGQGARAGSGGKLYRQGGNLPFYRSLPVKRGFTNIRRRQWNEVNLDQLALFPAGTEVTPDVLAQAKLIDPGKPIVLLGRGQTQSALIVKVHRVSRSARAKLEKAGGRVEILPA
- the secY gene encoding preprotein translocase subunit SecY; translation: MKRSPLRFLTISADIRNRLLISAGLLTLYRLVAHVPVPNINQAAIQAVVSGAGSQSQLLGLLDLLSGGTVTNFSVLAMGVYPYITAQIILQVLVPIIPSLQRRMEEDPREGRKWMERWTYLLAVPMATLQGYSQIRIFEQTAIAGGQVILVEPIGMNLATATMLISMTAGTMFAIWLGELISEFGIRNQGLSLIIFAGIVARIPAQFGRILADEQTRVALGLFMAALTVFTIFAIIIVQEGRRLIPVLYPGRRVGNRMSMPVRGTLPLMVNMAGMIPLIFAQAILTFPSILATFFVNAQAEFLRNLGLWLQNAVSPSNGAYWITYFIFVVFFTFFYTDVLFQQQNYGENLKRSGAQIPGVAQGVPTQRYLTRVLRRITLPGAFFLGLVAILPFLVTVFFPAAQAGGGLLITSAGLLIVVGVVRDVYRSIEAELKLRGYDSAVLVR
- a CDS encoding adenylate kinase, whose translation is MKRYVVLIGAPGAGKGTQARALSAALGLAHVSSGDLFREHLKNQTDLGKLADTYIRRGHLVPDEVTVGMVKARLQEPDCGAGAVLDGFPRTPAQAAALDKLATGLEGEVAAVVLLNVQPDILIERLCGRWVCRAGGHIYHQVATPPKTPGRCDLDGSELYQRDDDRRETVNERLRVYLEQTQVLVDYYRKRGLLLEVDGSPKPEVVTARLLTVVEDKVKA